One Symphalangus syndactylus isolate Jambi chromosome 9, NHGRI_mSymSyn1-v2.1_pri, whole genome shotgun sequence DNA segment encodes these proteins:
- the AQP7 gene encoding aquaporin-7 isoform X3 gives MVLNKKYGSYLGVNLGFGFGVTMGVHVAGRISGAHMNAAVTFANCALGRVPWRKFPVYVLGQFLGSFLAAATIYSLFYTAILHFSGGQLMVTGPVATAGIFATYLPDHMTLWRGFLNEAWLTGMLQLCLFAITDQENNPALPGTQALVIGILVVIIGVSLGMNTGYAINPSRDLPPRIFTFIAGWGKQVFSDGENWWWVPVVAPLLGAYLGGIIYLVFIGSTIPREPLKLEDSVAYEDHGITVLRKTGSHEPTISPLTLVSVSPANRSSVHPAPPLHESMALEHP, from the exons ATGGTTCTAAATAAAAAATACGGGAGCTACCTTGGTGTCAACTTGGGTTTTGGCTTCGGAGTCACCATGGGAGTGCACGTGGCAGGCCGCATCTCTG GAGCCCACATGAACGCAGCTGTGACCTTCGCTAACTGTGCACTGGGCCGTGTGCCCTGGAGGAAGTTTCCGGTCTATGTGCTGGGGCAGTTCCTGGGCTCCTTCCTGGCAGCTGCCACCATCTACAGTCTCTTCTACA CGGCCATTCTCCACTTTTCGGGTGGACAGCTGATGGTGACCGGTCCCGTCGCTACAGCTGGCATTTTTGCCACCTACCTTCCTGATCACATGACATTGTGGCGGGGCTTCCTGAATGAG GCGTGGCTGACTGGGATGCTCCAGCTGTGTCTCTTCGCCATCACGGACCAGGAGAACAACCCAGCACTGCCAGGAACACAGGCGCTGGTGATAGGCATCCTCGTGGTCATCATCGGGGTGTCCCTCGGCATGAACACAGGATATGCCATCAACCCGTCCCGGGACCTGCCCCCCCGCATCTTTACCTTCATTGCTGGTTGGGGCAAACAGGTCTTCAG CGATGGGGAGAactggtggtgggtgccagtgGTGGCACCACTTCTGGGTGCCTATCTAGGTGGCATCATCTACCTGGTCTTCATTGGCTCCACCATCCCACGGGAGCCCCTGAAACTGGAGGACTCTGTGGCGTATGAAGACCACGGGATAACCGTATTGCGCAAGACGGGATCTCATGAACCCACGATCTCTCCCCTCACCCTTGTCTCCGTGAGCCCTGCCAACAGATCTTCAGTCCACCCTGCCCCACCCTTACATGAATCCATGGCCCTAGAGCACCCCTAG